In a genomic window of Candidatus Competibacteraceae bacterium:
- the rpsK gene encoding 30S ribosomal protein S11 has product MAKPVTKTRKRVKKNVVDGIAHIHASFNNTIITITDRQGNALGWATSGGSGFRGSRKSTPFAAQVAAERVGNVVKEFGVKNLEVNVKGPGPGRESAVRALNAAGFKIMSIMDVTPIPHNGCRPPKRRRV; this is encoded by the coding sequence ATGGCAAAACCGGTTACCAAGACGCGCAAGCGCGTCAAGAAAAATGTGGTGGATGGCATCGCCCATATCCACGCCTCATTCAATAACACCATCATCACGATCACGGATCGTCAGGGCAACGCGCTCGGTTGGGCGACCTCGGGGGGTTCGGGCTTTCGCGGCTCCCGCAAGAGCACGCCGTTCGCGGCGCAAGTGGCCGCCGAACGGGTCGGTAACGTGGTTAAGGAATTCGGGGTCAAGAACCTGGAGGTCAATGTCAAGGGGCCGGGCCCCGGTCGGGAATCCGCCGTGCGCGCCCTGAATGCCGCCGGCTTCAAGATCATGAGCATCATGGACGTGACGCCGATCCCTCATAATGGGTGCCGTCCCCCGAAACGCCGTCGCGTCTAG
- the rpoA gene encoding DNA-directed RNA polymerase subunit alpha, with amino-acid sequence MVGAFDLLKPTRVEVEKLAPRLAQVTVEPLERGFGYTLGNALRRILLSSIPGAAIVECEIEQVLHEYSTIEGVQEDVIDILLNLKGVAVILQEGAEEAHLTLTKKGPGPVVAGDIEVSHAVEIINPEHVIAHLTKSGELSMRLKVERGCGYSPATQREGVESETRSIGRLRLDASFSPIERISYRVESARVEQRTNLDKLVLTLETNGTIDPEEAIRTAARILLDQLSVFVDLKGKRDEPLPPPPVDIDPVLMQPVDDLELTVRSANCLKAESIYYIGDLVQRTESELLKTPNLGKKSLTEIKDVLAKYKLSLGMKIDNWPPPNLNLEQAAEQRNAAARRSSNALAGDVLEIDKASKLDARLGAEPDDAED; translated from the coding sequence ATGGTGGGTGCATTTGATTTGCTAAAACCGACCCGTGTCGAGGTGGAAAAGCTGGCCCCTCGGTTGGCGCAAGTCACCGTGGAACCGCTGGAGCGCGGCTTTGGCTACACGCTCGGTAATGCCTTGCGCCGGATTTTGCTCTCTTCCATTCCCGGCGCCGCTATCGTCGAGTGTGAAATCGAACAAGTGCTGCATGAGTACTCCACCATCGAGGGTGTGCAGGAGGATGTCATCGACATCCTGCTCAATCTTAAGGGCGTGGCGGTGATCTTGCAGGAAGGGGCCGAGGAAGCGCATCTGACTTTGACCAAAAAGGGTCCGGGGCCGGTGGTGGCCGGGGATATCGAGGTCAGCCATGCCGTTGAGATCATCAATCCCGAGCATGTCATCGCCCATCTGACCAAGAGCGGCGAACTGAGCATGCGGCTCAAGGTGGAGCGCGGCTGCGGTTATTCGCCCGCGACCCAGCGCGAAGGCGTCGAGAGTGAGACGCGCTCCATCGGTCGGTTGCGGCTGGATGCATCCTTCAGCCCGATCGAGCGGATCAGCTATCGGGTTGAAAGCGCCCGCGTCGAGCAGCGCACCAATCTGGATAAGTTGGTCCTGACGCTGGAAACCAACGGCACTATCGATCCTGAGGAGGCGATCCGCACCGCCGCCCGCATTCTGTTGGATCAGTTATCGGTGTTCGTCGATCTGAAGGGCAAGCGCGACGAACCGCTGCCCCCGCCGCCGGTGGATATCGACCCCGTACTGATGCAGCCGGTCGATGACCTGGAGCTGACCGTGCGTTCGGCGAACTGCCTGAAGGCAGAGAGCATCTATTATATCGGCGATCTGGTGCAGCGGACGGAATCGGAATTGCTCAAAACGCCGAATCTCGGCAAGAAATCCTTGACGGAGATCAAGGATGTGCTGGCGAAATATAAGTTGTCGCTCGGTATGAAGATCGATAACTGGCCGCCGCCCAATCTGAATCTGGAACAGGCCGCCGAGCAACGCAATGCGGCGGCGCGGCGGTCGAGCAACGCCTTGGCCGGCGATGTCCTGGAGATCGATAAGGCCTCCAAGCTGGATGCGCGGCTGGGCGCTGAGCCGGACGACGCCGAGGATTGA
- the rpsD gene encoding 30S ribosomal protein S4 codes for MARYLGPKCKLSRREGVDLFLKSAARPIESKCNLERPPGQHGARRPRLSDYGLQLREKQKLRRIYGVLERQFLNYYKEAARRKGSTGENLLRLLECRLDNVVYRMGFGSTRAEARQLVSHRAITVNGQRVNIPSYQVKPEDVVAVHENSRPQTRIQYSLQLAQGHGFAEWVDVDVSKMSGVFKRIPDRGDLPPDINESLVVELYSK; via the coding sequence GTGGCGAGATATCTCGGTCCCAAGTGCAAGTTAAGCCGCCGGGAAGGGGTGGATTTATTCTTAAAGTCCGCCGCCCGACCCATCGAGTCCAAATGCAATCTGGAGCGGCCGCCCGGCCAGCACGGCGCGCGGCGTCCCCGCTTGTCCGACTATGGTTTGCAGCTGCGCGAAAAACAGAAGCTGCGTCGGATTTACGGCGTGTTGGAGCGGCAGTTCCTCAATTATTACAAGGAAGCCGCGCGCCGCAAGGGCTCCACCGGTGAGAATTTGTTGCGGCTGCTGGAGTGCCGTCTGGACAACGTCGTCTATCGGATGGGGTTTGGCAGCACCCGTGCCGAAGCGCGGCAATTGGTATCCCACCGGGCGATTACCGTCAATGGCCAGCGAGTCAACATCCCGTCCTATCAGGTCAAGCCGGAAGACGTGGTGGCGGTTCATGAAAACAGTCGCCCCCAGACCCGTATCCAGTACTCGCTGCAACTCGCCCAAGGCCACGGATTCGCCGAGTGGGTGGACGTAGACGTGAGCAAGATGAGCGGGGTGTTCAAACGGATTCCCGATCGTGGGGATTTGCCCCCCGATATCAACGAATCATTGGTCGTGGAGCTTTACTCCAAGTGA